A stretch of Anolis sagrei isolate rAnoSag1 chromosome X, rAnoSag1.mat, whole genome shotgun sequence DNA encodes these proteins:
- the LOC137094985 gene encoding actin-like protein 9 yields the protein MILRTPKPALLRSWASASEVIVLLCDDSLSLKFHIAPTSYRLTLWVSSLRISWRNMSSRSKRGGIPSPPRAKSTGALSPKHSRSRLSRARTRTRSSEHALVQPSRSWTSWVRSETPEQHSQRAVVIDTGTGACKAGFAGQEIPQVSIRTLIGHLTGKTWPDILKGEVDISLPVRHGVIVDWEAADFLWKQLFSELNAFPEEHALLMSDPPLCPITNREKLVEVVFESLHSPAMYVACQSVLSVYAHGKTSGLVVETGYATTHTVPVYQGYNLPHETERMDIAGSNMTSYLMDLLKDKGYYLDDQVLEDIKHKCCYVALNSEAETESPASYQLPDGHVITLGKERFQCPELLFHPPQTPGLSLVGIHDMALRSLRKVPEECKKDMYENILLCGGSSLFEGFEERLTHDIMAGETTDTKVKVAAIPLRQYSVWTGGSLLASLTNFQTCWVWKEHYSEHGPCIVYKKCY from the coding sequence atgattctaagaacccCGAAGCCGGCTCTTCTCCGCTCTTGGGCCAGCGCAAGTGAGGTCATAGTTCTCCTTTGTGATGACAGCTTGAGCCTCAAGTTCCACATTGCTCCCACATCTTACAGGTTGACCTTGTGGGTCAGCAGTTTGAGGATCTCTTGGAGAAACATGTCGAGCAGAAGCAAGCGGGGAGGCATTCCTAGTCCTCCAAGGGCCAAAAGCACGGGGGCTTTATCTCCCAAACACTCGAGGTCCAGACTCAGCCGAGCAAGGACAAGGACACGTTCCTCTGAACATGCCTTGGTCCAACCATCCAGATCCTGGACTTCTTGGGTGAGGTCAGAAACTCCAGAACAACATTCTCAAAGAGCGGTGGTCATCGATACTGGGACCGGGGCATGTAAAGCCGGGTTTGCGGGTCAAGAGATTCCCCAAGTGTCCATCAGAACATTGATTGGGCATCTAACAGGGAAGACTTGGCCGGATATATTGAAGGGAGAGGTGGACATCAGTTTGCCAGTAAGGCACGGGGTCATCGTCGATTGGGAGGCTGCCGATTTCCTTTGGAAGCAACTCTTCTCGGAGCTGAACGCCTTTCCGGAAGAACATGCACTCCTCATGTCCGACCCTCCGCTGTGTCCAATCACCAACCGAGAGAAGCTGGTAGAGGTGGTCTTCGAGTCGCTCCACTCCCCAGCCATGTATGTAGCCTGCCAGTCGGTGCTGTCTGTCTACGCCCACGGCAAGACCAGCGGCTTGGTGGTTGAAACGGGCTATGCCACAACCCACACAGTTCCCGTTTACCAGGGCTACAATCTCCCGCATGAGACGGAAAGGATGGACATCGCCGGGAGCAACATGACGTCCTATTTGATGGACCTCTTGAAGGACAAGGGGTACTACTTGGACGACCAGGTGTTGGAAGACATCAAGCACAAGTGCTGTTACGTTGCTCTCAATTCTGAGGCCGAAACAGAATCCCCAGCAAGCTACCAACTGCCTGATGGACATGTCATCACTTTGGGGAAAGAGCGGTTCCAGTGTCCGGAGCTACTGTTCCACCCACCGCAGACCCCAGGGCTTTCTCTTGTGGGCATCCACGACATGGCCCTACGGAGCTTGAGGAAGGTCCCTGAAGAGTGCAAGAAGGACATGTATGAGAACATCCTCTTGTGCGGAGGCTCGTCCCTCTTCGAAGGCTTCGAAGAGAGGCTCACGCATGACATCATGGCAGGCGAGACCACTGATACCAAAGTAAAAGTGGCCGCCATTCCGTTGCGGCAGTACTCCGTCTGGACTGGAGGCTCTCTTCTGGCCTCCTTGACAAACTTCCAGACGTGTTGGGTCTGGAAGGAGCACTACAGTGAACACGGCCCGTGCATTGTCTACAAGAAATGCTATTGA